A window from Kovacikia minuta CCNUW1 encodes these proteins:
- the cpeA gene encoding globin family protein yields the protein MKSVVTTVISAADAAGRFPSTSDLESVQGSIQRAAARLEAAEKLAANLDNVAKEAYDAAIKKYPYLNNAGEANSTDTFKAKCARDIKHYLRLIQYSLVVGGTGPLDEWGIAGQREVYRALGLPTAPYVEALSFARNRGCAPRDMSAQALTEYNALLDYAINSLS from the coding sequence ATGAAATCCGTTGTTACTACTGTTATCTCTGCTGCTGATGCGGCTGGTCGTTTTCCCAGCACCTCTGATTTGGAATCCGTTCAAGGTTCCATCCAGCGGGCTGCGGCTCGGTTAGAAGCGGCTGAAAAGCTTGCTGCTAACCTCGACAACGTAGCGAAAGAAGCCTACGATGCTGCGATCAAAAAATACCCCTACCTGAACAACGCTGGGGAAGCAAACTCCACCGATACGTTCAAGGCAAAATGTGCTCGTGACATCAAGCACTACCTGCGGTTGATTCAGTACAGCCTGGTTGTAGGTGGTACCGGTCCTTTGGATGAGTGGGGGATTGCAGGTCAGCGTGAGGTTTATCGCGCTCTGGGTCTTCCCACCGCTCCCTACGTTGAAGCATTGAGCTTTGCTCGCAATCGTGGCTGCGCTCCTCGTGATATGTCGGCTCAAGCGCTGACCGAGTACAACGCACTCCTCGACTACGCGATTAACTCTCTGTCGTAG
- a CDS encoding HEAT repeat domain-containing protein: MDQRFFKLFNLTEDQAIALLDTPQEQISENDSRYIAASHLVNFRTDRSINALMRAVQQTDPTMENRIVRRKSVETLGRLQAVQALPVVRTCLSDADVYTVENAVWAIGEIGTSDPVILEEIAQLLDQPQQTYRVIIHTLAKLDYQPALGRIRRFTDSTDLPTASAAITAICRLIRDDSEMDRVVALLQHSNVLARRLSIQDLIDARYYSAVPHIARCPVSLVFRLRGIRLLAEAGIAAGAVTFTTIQPYLEQTLRDHPNDLNLVHSYDQPPTLSFLVQELYETDFGRCYRATKTILDHHAEEAPAALFATYAEEATSDYGAHFHVVKLFGWLKHTPAFDLLIEALHNPQPQFQKSRAAAAIALAELGDRRAIPELKACLNSRIWDLKYAALLALEKFGDLSGYAQVTDDDDWLIQEKVKSKSTMALSSLPPSP, from the coding sequence ATGGATCAGCGCTTTTTTAAGCTCTTCAATTTGACAGAAGACCAGGCGATCGCCCTTTTAGATACCCCCCAGGAGCAAATCAGCGAAAATGATTCGCGTTATATTGCAGCCTCTCACCTGGTTAACTTTCGCACAGATCGATCGATCAATGCCCTGATGCGGGCGGTGCAACAAACCGATCCAACGATGGAAAACCGGATTGTGCGGCGTAAATCAGTCGAAACTTTGGGGCGGTTGCAAGCTGTGCAGGCGTTACCTGTGGTTCGCACCTGTCTGAGTGATGCGGATGTCTACACCGTTGAAAATGCGGTTTGGGCGATCGGGGAAATTGGCACCTCCGATCCGGTGATTTTAGAAGAGATTGCCCAATTGCTGGATCAACCCCAACAGACCTATCGGGTGATCATTCACACCCTGGCAAAACTGGATTACCAGCCCGCTCTGGGACGAATTCGGCGGTTTACCGACAGCACGGATCTACCTACCGCCAGCGCTGCTATTACCGCCATTTGCCGCCTGATCCGAGACGATTCCGAAATGGACCGGGTTGTCGCTTTATTGCAGCACTCCAACGTGCTGGCGCGGCGCTTATCCATTCAGGATTTAATCGATGCCCGGTATTACAGCGCGGTTCCCCATATTGCCCGTTGCCCGGTATCACTGGTGTTTCGGTTGCGGGGCATTCGGTTGCTGGCAGAGGCAGGAATTGCTGCTGGAGCCGTTACATTTACGACGATTCAACCTTACCTGGAGCAAACCCTGCGCGATCATCCCAATGATTTGAATTTAGTGCATAGCTACGACCAACCGCCAACCCTGTCCTTTTTGGTACAGGAATTGTACGAAACGGATTTTGGTCGCTGCTACCGGGCAACGAAAACTATTCTGGATCATCACGCGGAGGAAGCTCCTGCTGCACTCTTCGCCACCTATGCGGAGGAAGCAACCAGCGATTATGGAGCCCACTTCCATGTCGTAAAGTTGTTTGGCTGGTTGAAGCACACTCCAGCCTTTGACTTATTAATTGAAGCGTTGCACAATCCCCAACCCCAATTTCAGAAATCCCGTGCTGCCGCTGCGATCGCCCTGGCGGAACTGGGCGATCGACGGGCAATCCCAGAACTCAAAGCCTGCCTGAACAGTAGAATTTGGGACTTAAAATATGCCGCCCTATTAGCGCTGGAAAAGTTTGGCGACCTCAGTGGTTATGCCCAGGTAACCGATGATGACGACTGGTTAATCCAGGAAAAAGTGAAATCAAAATCTACAATGGCTCTTTCTTCCCTTCCCCCTTCCCCTTAG
- a CDS encoding HEAT repeat domain-containing protein, whose product MSTEALFQQLKHPNPHLRDQAMWELAENRDETTIPRLMSILDEEDTNYRRAAVKALGAIGADAVPPLVQALLNSGNVTVRGSAAKALAQVAINYPDDPFPAEGLQGLKTALNDANPVVHIATVMALGEIGAPAVDLLIEALQTTDNPALATSIVNALGSIGDQRGVAALTALLQDEATDSYVRESATSALARLEMTTSFQRREP is encoded by the coding sequence ATGTCAACCGAAGCTCTTTTCCAACAATTGAAACATCCCAACCCCCACCTGCGCGATCAGGCAATGTGGGAACTGGCTGAGAACCGCGATGAAACGACCATTCCGCGCCTCATGAGCATTCTGGATGAGGAGGATACCAATTACCGACGGGCAGCCGTAAAAGCATTGGGGGCGATCGGTGCTGATGCGGTTCCTCCCCTGGTGCAGGCATTGCTCAATAGTGGGAATGTCACGGTTCGGGGCAGCGCTGCCAAAGCTCTGGCACAGGTTGCGATTAATTATCCCGATGATCCATTTCCTGCCGAAGGGTTGCAAGGGTTGAAAACGGCTCTGAATGATGCCAATCCTGTGGTGCATATTGCCACTGTCATGGCATTAGGGGAGATTGGGGCTCCAGCAGTCGATCTTTTAATTGAAGCCCTGCAAACCACTGATAACCCGGCACTGGCAACATCGATCGTCAATGCTTTGGGGTCGATCGGAGATCAGCGGGGTGTGGCGGCACTCACAGCCTTACTCCAAGATGAAGCAACGGACTCCTACGTTCGCGAGTCTGCTACCAGTGCTTTGGCACGTTTGGAGATGACAACGTCGTTTCAGCGGAGGGAACCCTAG
- a CDS encoding phycobilisome rod-core linker polypeptide, with the protein MALWIETESVELRPNATDADLQTVIRAVYRQVLGNAHVLDSQRLTNAESQLRNGNITVREFVRAVAQSDRYRSRFFESSSPYRVY; encoded by the coding sequence ATGGCACTTTGGATTGAAACCGAGTCAGTTGAATTGCGCCCTAACGCCACTGATGCAGATCTGCAAACTGTAATCCGGGCAGTTTATCGACAGGTTCTGGGCAATGCCCATGTGTTGGATAGCCAACGGCTCACCAATGCAGAATCCCAATTGCGAAATGGCAACATTACCGTCAGGGAGTTTGTTCGCGCTGTTGCCCAATCCGATCGCTATCGTTCTCGCTTTTTCGAAAGTTCCTCACCGTATCGGGTTTATTGA
- a CDS encoding phycobilisome rod-core linker polypeptide, which produces MNFKHLLGRAPQDQTEIAEHVQIYINQGYEAEINSYIDSKEYSLAFGENIVPFARGNQTQIGMKNVSFNRTFALMRGFAANDVGKSARLISDIGSNLPTKIVTPAGASGTSSNTGKRFRIVVSKANYGPRVTQSSTTFEVQYSQLSQRIQNIHKTGGKILSVTEVA; this is translated from the coding sequence TTGAATTTTAAGCATCTGCTGGGGCGTGCACCGCAAGATCAAACTGAAATTGCAGAGCATGTGCAAATCTATATCAACCAGGGCTATGAAGCGGAGATTAACTCCTATATTGATAGCAAAGAATATAGCCTGGCATTTGGTGAGAATATTGTGCCCTTTGCCCGTGGCAACCAAACCCAAATCGGCATGAAAAACGTTAGCTTTAATCGCACCTTTGCCCTGATGCGCGGTTTTGCTGCCAATGATGTGGGGAAATCAGCCCGCCTCATTAGTGATATTGGCAGTAATTTACCGACTAAAATCGTCACTCCGGCGGGGGCTTCTGGTACCTCTAGCAATACGGGTAAACGGTTTCGAATTGTGGTTTCTAAAGCCAACTACGGTCCCCGGGTAACCCAAAGTTCGACTACGTTTGAAGTGCAATACAGTCAGTTGTCTCAAAGAATTCAAAATATTCACAAAACAGGTGGCAAGATTCTCAGTGTTACTGAAGTCGCCTAG
- a CDS encoding phycobilisome linker polypeptide encodes MTATGYDDQIVWVEATGLRQSTHPSSHCIFKVPYHSLARTLQFINRSGGKIVRVSSLTLSLPNPEPFQPFIPPVGVAEPGPASDQETLPSSTPGEGTEERPPDSAEPEESVASEAKIEIGESTPESDVSETEAVPASLPIESEVSAPPPKLPGLVRLLLDKLASQANGT; translated from the coding sequence ATGACCGCTACCGGATACGACGATCAAATTGTGTGGGTGGAAGCGACTGGATTACGTCAGTCCACTCATCCGAGCAGCCATTGCATCTTCAAAGTTCCCTATCATTCGCTCGCGCGGACACTTCAATTTATCAATCGGAGCGGTGGCAAGATTGTGCGGGTATCTTCCCTGACGTTATCTCTACCCAATCCCGAACCATTTCAACCGTTCATTCCTCCCGTGGGGGTGGCAGAACCCGGTCCCGCGTCTGATCAGGAGACGCTGCCCAGTTCAACCCCAGGGGAGGGGACTGAAGAACGCCCGCCGGATTCTGCTGAGCCTGAGGAATCGGTAGCTTCAGAGGCTAAAATTGAAATCGGTGAATCAACTCCGGAGTCGGACGTGTCAGAAACAGAAGCCGTGCCTGCATCGCTGCCAATTGAATCTGAAGTCTCAGCGCCACCCCCTAAATTGCCGGGTCTCGTTAGACTCCTGCTGGACAAATTAGCCAGTCAGGCAAACGGCACCTAG
- a CDS encoding phycobiliprotein lyase, which translates to MDITEFVANSMGRWRSQRSVHHLAFGHFEAVQSEIDIVSLTMDDPAVIDLCKAHQVDPQFAVSPFRMSWEGQSDWDETETVKGSCVLVPVPDRERVNQGKLLRDQGYAETISAAGDYTLTEDGTFVLVTAYDRAAAEEKIWFVNPNVRCRVSLIKTSAGTGVVTASFSSEIRQNS; encoded by the coding sequence ATGGATATCACGGAGTTTGTGGCAAATTCAATGGGTCGCTGGCGATCGCAGCGCAGCGTTCATCATCTGGCGTTCGGTCACTTTGAAGCCGTTCAGTCGGAAATCGATATTGTCTCATTAACGATGGATGATCCGGCAGTGATTGATCTGTGCAAAGCTCATCAGGTCGATCCCCAATTTGCCGTTTCCCCCTTTCGCATGAGTTGGGAGGGTCAATCCGATTGGGATGAGACCGAGACGGTCAAGGGTTCGTGTGTTCTGGTTCCTGTCCCCGATCGGGAGCGGGTTAATCAGGGTAAGCTTCTGCGCGACCAGGGCTATGCAGAGACTATCTCGGCAGCAGGAGACTACACCCTCACTGAAGATGGCACTTTTGTCCTGGTAACGGCGTATGATCGGGCAGCAGCGGAAGAGAAAATCTGGTTTGTCAATCCCAATGTCCGCTGTCGCGTCTCCTTAATCAAAACCAGTGCAGGGACAGGTGTTGTCACTGCTTCCTTTTCCTCAGAGATACGTCAAAACAGCTAA
- a CDS encoding chromophore lyase CpcT/CpeT produces the protein MPPSDSTPDLITLARWMAGDFSNYQQAFENPKDYAHIHIFFRPLSYEFFSGVGLYSEQVYDYDLWLPYRQGIHRLVDQGDRIYIENYALKNALLYAGSARDPNILKTITPDCIERRYHCSMVFKRNGDRFEGSVEPGNRCFIEKNGCQTYLDSSVEVTETTWVSLDRADGC, from the coding sequence ATGCCACCCTCTGATTCAACCCCTGATCTCATTACCCTGGCACGCTGGATGGCAGGGGACTTTAGCAATTATCAACAGGCGTTTGAAAACCCGAAAGATTACGCCCACATTCATATTTTCTTTCGCCCGTTGTCCTATGAGTTCTTCTCCGGTGTTGGTCTCTATTCAGAACAGGTTTATGACTATGATCTTTGGCTCCCCTATCGACAAGGAATACATCGCCTGGTTGACCAGGGCGATCGCATTTACATTGAGAACTATGCCTTAAAAAATGCCCTGCTTTACGCTGGCTCCGCGCGGGACCCAAACATTCTCAAAACCATTACCCCCGACTGCATTGAACGACGCTACCATTGCTCGATGGTCTTCAAACGCAATGGCGATCGATTTGAGGGCAGTGTAGAACCGGGCAACCGTTGTTTCATTGAAAAAAACGGTTGTCAAACCTATCTAGATAGTTCCGTTGAGGTCACCGAAACAACCTGGGTTAGCCTGGATAGAGCGGATGGATGTTAA
- a CDS encoding CpcT/CpeT family chromophore lyase gives MDVNTHQQVWGSTSGPLRFEKRESFAHEVPMS, from the coding sequence ATGGATGTTAATACCCATCAACAAGTTTGGGGATCTACCTCTGGACCGCTACGGTTTGAAAAACGAGAAAGCTTTGCCCACGAAGTCCCCATGTCTTAA
- a CDS encoding response regulator transcription factor — MKILLVEDDVRLAETLAEALTDQHYVVDVATDGEVGWHQVKTLDYDLLLLDVMLPELDGISLCHRLRSHGYNLPILMLTACDTITDEITGLDVGADDYVVKPVELQKLFARIRALLRRGSAISSPILEWGDLRLNPSTYEVSYGSIPIHLTPKEYALLELLLRNGRRVLSRGVMIEHVWSLESPPEEHAVKVHIRSLRQKLKAAGAPEELIETVHSRGYRLNQLDGSN, encoded by the coding sequence ATGAAGATTCTATTGGTTGAAGATGATGTTCGCCTTGCTGAAACGTTAGCAGAAGCGCTAACAGACCAACACTATGTGGTTGATGTTGCCACCGATGGAGAGGTGGGTTGGCACCAGGTGAAAACGCTGGACTATGACTTACTGTTGCTCGATGTGATGTTACCAGAGTTAGACGGCATTAGCCTTTGTCATCGGTTGCGATCGCATGGGTATAACCTGCCAATTCTGATGCTAACTGCCTGCGATACCATCACCGATGAAATTACCGGCTTAGATGTTGGAGCTGATGATTATGTCGTCAAACCGGTTGAACTGCAAAAGTTGTTTGCTCGCATTCGTGCTTTATTGCGGCGTGGGAGTGCGATCTCGTCACCGATTCTAGAATGGGGGGACCTGCGGCTTAATCCCAGCACCTACGAAGTGAGCTATGGCTCCATTCCCATCCATCTAACCCCAAAAGAATACGCCCTGCTAGAATTGCTGCTCCGAAATGGTCGCCGTGTCCTCAGTCGCGGCGTCATGATCGAGCATGTTTGGTCGCTAGAGTCGCCACCCGAAGAACATGCGGTCAAAGTCCATATCCGTAGTCTGCGTCAGAAGCTGAAAGCAGCGGGGGCACCCGAGGAGTTGATCGAAACCGTCCACAGTAGGGGCTATCGACTCAATCAGCTCGATGGATCAAATTAA
- a CDS encoding phycobilisome linker polypeptide: MPFGPASRLGVSLFDETPPVEWVPNRSQDEAEIIIRAVYRQVLGNAYVMESERLSVPESQFKLGELSVREFVRAVAKSDLYRSCFFTSCARYRAIELNFRHLLGRPPLDLEEMRQHSTILDTQGFEAEIDSYLDSDEYQTTFGENIVPYIRGYKSEACQSMVQFTHTFQLVRGASSSSLKGNLAGKAPRLNSLVIQSIPTAVVSPGSEGATFQTPSGTARTRLGVGADDAGKVYRIEVTGYRAKTVNRVSRFRRSNQVYLVPFNELSATYQKIHREGGVIASVTAV; encoded by the coding sequence ATGCCATTTGGACCAGCTTCACGCTTAGGGGTCAGCCTATTTGATGAAACCCCTCCGGTTGAGTGGGTGCCCAACCGCTCACAGGACGAAGCCGAAATCATCATTCGAGCCGTCTATCGTCAAGTCTTGGGGAATGCTTATGTGATGGAAAGTGAACGCCTCAGTGTCCCCGAATCCCAGTTTAAATTGGGAGAACTGAGTGTGCGTGAATTTGTGCGCGCAGTTGCAAAATCTGACCTTTATCGTTCCTGCTTCTTTACCAGTTGTGCCCGCTATCGGGCGATCGAACTCAACTTTCGCCATTTGCTCGGTCGTCCACCGCTTGACCTGGAAGAAATGCGGCAACATAGCACAATTCTGGATACCCAGGGCTTTGAAGCCGAGATTGACTCCTATCTGGATAGTGACGAGTATCAAACCACCTTTGGCGAAAATATTGTTCCCTACATTCGGGGCTACAAAAGCGAAGCTTGCCAGAGCATGGTGCAATTTACCCATACCTTCCAGTTGGTGCGAGGTGCCTCTAGCAGCAGCCTGAAGGGAAATCTGGCAGGCAAAGCACCACGCCTCAATTCACTGGTGATTCAGTCAATTCCGACCGCTGTGGTGTCACCTGGTAGCGAAGGGGCTACCTTCCAAACTCCCTCTGGTACTGCCCGGACGCGGCTGGGTGTGGGAGCAGATGACGCGGGTAAAGTTTACCGGATCGAAGTCACTGGCTATCGCGCCAAAACAGTGAACCGGGTTTCCAGGTTTCGCCGGAGTAACCAGGTTTATCTGGTTCCATTTAATGAACTATCGGCAACCTACCAAAAGATCCACAGAGAAGGTGGCGTAATTGCCAGTGTTACGGCTGTGTAG
- a CDS encoding phycobilisome rod-core linker polypeptide, with product MASPMILELWPTSGLEDIQTVIRAVYKQVLGNPHVMESERLVTAESQLADRSISVREFVRAVAKSDFYRSRYFESCAPYRFVELNFLHLLGRAPQSQAEVSEHIVRCISEGYEAEIDSYIDSAEYQEAFGENVVPYDRGKSSEANAKQVGYNRMFVLDRGPAQVDSAVQASQLVFAVATNSANEIKPSSARVIGSGTEKRFKILVRGSKFDSPRRISTTEYLVPASKMTPQIQRINRTSGKIVSITEVS from the coding sequence ATGGCATCCCCCATGATTTTGGAGTTGTGGCCAACCAGTGGCTTAGAAGACATTCAAACGGTGATTCGGGCAGTTTACAAGCAGGTATTGGGCAACCCCCATGTAATGGAGAGTGAACGTTTAGTTACAGCGGAGTCCCAACTGGCTGACCGTTCTATCAGCGTGCGAGAATTTGTCCGGGCTGTTGCCAAATCTGATTTTTACCGATCTCGCTACTTCGAGTCGTGCGCTCCTTACCGCTTTGTGGAGCTAAACTTCCTGCATTTGCTGGGGCGCGCTCCCCAATCCCAGGCGGAGGTGTCTGAACATATTGTTCGATGTATCTCTGAAGGATACGAGGCTGAAATTGATTCCTATATTGATAGCGCTGAATATCAAGAAGCATTTGGTGAAAATGTTGTGCCCTATGATCGGGGTAAGAGCAGTGAGGCAAATGCGAAACAGGTTGGCTACAATCGCATGTTTGTCCTCGATCGCGGTCCAGCTCAGGTTGATAGTGCTGTGCAAGCATCCCAGTTAGTTTTTGCCGTTGCGACAAATAGTGCCAATGAAATTAAGCCGTCTTCCGCAAGGGTGATTGGTTCGGGCACAGAAAAGCGGTTCAAGATCTTGGTTCGGGGTTCCAAATTTGATAGTCCTCGTCGGATCAGCACCACGGAGTATCTTGTGCCCGCCAGCAAAATGACCCCCCAGATCCAACGAATCAATCGTACCTCTGGCAAAATCGTCAGCATTACTGAGGTTAGCTGA